One genomic window of Aggregatilinea lenta includes the following:
- a CDS encoding OsmC family protein, producing MASTKSSKLVLRDDMIFTGYSSNGYSIPIDARPGAGGHEAGVSPMELVLTALGGCTAMDVLSILRKKQERITGMEVFVEGDRADEHPKVYTNITVRFVVTGHDVKPASVERAIELSSQKYCSVSAMLRPTAAISYTYEIAEAGAPERKEPAAT from the coding sequence ATGGCAAGCACTAAAAGCTCGAAGCTCGTGCTGCGCGACGACATGATCTTCACCGGCTATAGCAGCAACGGCTACAGCATCCCGATCGATGCGCGTCCCGGCGCGGGCGGGCATGAAGCGGGCGTCTCCCCGATGGAACTGGTGCTCACCGCGCTGGGCGGCTGCACGGCGATGGACGTGCTGAGCATTTTGCGCAAGAAGCAGGAACGCATCACCGGCATGGAAGTGTTCGTCGAGGGCGATCGCGCCGACGAGCACCCGAAGGTGTACACCAATATCACCGTGCGCTTCGTGGTCACCGGCCATGACGTCAAGCCCGCTTCGGTCGAGCGCGCTATCGAGCTGTCGAGCCAGAAGTACTGCAGCGTCTCGGCCATGCTGCGCCCGACGGCGGCGATCAGCTATACTTACGAGATTGCCGAAGCAGGTGCGCCGGAACGTAAGGAGCCTGCCGCTACGTAA
- the secD gene encoding protein translocase subunit SecD, with product MRGYRLWLVVIVLVTVVCGWISLPSNPGIHLDWNDDGDYNDPFEMNKDLKVVQGLDLQGGSRVLLRAALNSDQYDDSTMDQAVKRIERRVNGLGVSEAVVQKQEGGRIIVELPGVSQQEVAFDAIKSTGLLEFVDFSTAGTIPEGTCVLTTEQVKIAEARLSEGETPQAYSDYTCEGQTSDAPADPAQLQADGTPFQTAMTGAGLADAAAANIGTVTTSWAVNFVLRDNGEGVDDFVNFVATHANQSMAIILDGRLVSAPTIQSDLASAAAAGTMDSGIITGDFTRDEAEVLAAQLKYGSLPIPLDIIAFDTIGPTLGEISVDRSIRAGIVGIITVLLFMLIYYRIPGIAAALALILFALINFALFKFIPVTLSLPAIIGFLISIGTAVDGNILIFERMKEELRNGRTMDRAIDAGFDRAWTSIRDSNFSTIIICFILYFFGSAFGASAVRGFAITLGMGLVINLFTAVIATRTFMHTLVLLVGTQLRARPRLLGV from the coding sequence ATGAGAGGGTACCGCCTCTGGCTGGTGGTTATTGTGCTGGTCACCGTTGTTTGCGGGTGGATCTCATTGCCCAGTAACCCCGGCATACATTTAGACTGGAACGATGACGGAGACTACAACGATCCGTTTGAGATGAACAAGGATCTCAAGGTCGTGCAGGGTCTCGATCTGCAAGGCGGCTCCCGCGTGCTGCTGCGCGCGGCGCTAAATTCAGATCAGTATGATGACAGCACGATGGATCAGGCCGTGAAACGTATCGAGCGCCGTGTGAACGGCCTGGGCGTTTCAGAAGCCGTGGTCCAGAAGCAGGAAGGCGGACGTATCATCGTCGAGCTGCCGGGCGTGAGCCAGCAGGAAGTGGCGTTCGACGCGATCAAGTCTACTGGCTTGCTCGAATTTGTGGACTTTTCCACCGCCGGGACTATCCCCGAAGGCACCTGCGTCCTGACCACCGAACAGGTGAAGATCGCGGAGGCACGGCTGTCCGAAGGTGAAACGCCCCAGGCCTATTCCGACTACACCTGCGAAGGCCAGACTTCCGACGCGCCCGCCGATCCGGCGCAGCTTCAGGCAGATGGCACGCCCTTCCAGACGGCCATGACTGGCGCGGGTCTGGCCGATGCCGCCGCAGCCAACATTGGAACGGTCACAACCTCGTGGGCCGTCAACTTCGTCCTGCGCGATAACGGCGAGGGTGTCGATGACTTCGTGAATTTCGTCGCTACCCATGCCAACCAGAGCATGGCGATCATCCTCGACGGTCGTCTCGTCTCGGCCCCGACCATCCAATCCGACCTCGCCAGTGCGGCGGCGGCAGGCACGATGGACAGCGGCATCATCACCGGCGACTTCACCCGCGACGAAGCCGAAGTACTGGCCGCGCAGCTCAAGTACGGCTCACTGCCCATCCCACTCGACATCATCGCGTTCGACACCATCGGCCCGACCCTGGGTGAAATTTCGGTGGACCGCTCGATCCGCGCGGGTATCGTCGGCATCATTACCGTACTGCTGTTCATGCTGATCTACTACCGCATTCCGGGCATCGCCGCGGCTCTCGCGCTGATCTTGTTCGCGCTGATCAACTTCGCGCTGTTCAAGTTCATCCCGGTCACCCTCAGCCTACCGGCGATCATCGGTTTCCTGATATCCATCGGTACGGCAGTGGACGGTAACATTCTGATCTTCGAGCGCATGAAAGAAGAACTGCGTAACGGGCGCACAATGGACCGCGCCATCGACGCAGGCTTCGACCGCGCCTGGACCTCCATCCGCGACTCGAACTTCTCGACGATCATTATCTGCTTCATTCTCTACTTCTTCGGCAGTGCCTTCGGCGCCAGCGCCGTGCGCGGCTTCGCCATCACGCTGGGCATGGGTTTGGTCATCAACCTGTTCACCGCCGTGATCGCCACCCGTACGTTCATGCACACACTGGTGCTGCTGGTTGGCACTCAGTTGCGCGCGCGTCCGCGTTTGCTCGGCGTCTAG
- a CDS encoding sugar phosphate nucleotidyltransferase, whose amino-acid sequence MIQQAVILAAGRGKRLGQLTKDRPKSMLPVLGKPIVARVMDRFRDAGIRRFVVVVGENDGQMASYLNQSWYPDAEIHFVMQVVPTGTVDALQQAAPHLDGPFLLTAVDNLTSPAHISNLITRFHEHPDHLAVLSLLEASAAQIRKSSGVVLNDGRVEDIVEKPDEPRTSWLSFMLYAFAHDYLDYLPDVPVSTRGERELVSAIQAGIHDGRRVGYVVADWRLHLTRELDLFAINRQFLYEGRDAHILSELPGSVRVISPVRIDTNVSIGPNAEIGPNVYLESGVTVGPNAIVRNAVVLHGASIAAADHCTDQIVGDGVRLSAADAPHPAP is encoded by the coding sequence GTGATTCAGCAAGCCGTAATCCTGGCCGCCGGGCGGGGAAAGCGCCTCGGCCAGTTGACCAAAGACCGTCCCAAGTCGATGCTGCCCGTGCTCGGCAAGCCGATCGTCGCGCGGGTCATGGATCGCTTCCGCGACGCCGGAATCCGGCGTTTTGTGGTGGTCGTCGGCGAAAACGACGGCCAGATGGCGTCCTACCTGAACCAGTCCTGGTATCCTGACGCGGAGATCCACTTTGTGATGCAGGTCGTACCCACTGGCACGGTGGACGCGCTGCAGCAAGCCGCGCCACACCTTGACGGGCCGTTCCTGCTGACGGCAGTGGACAACCTCACGTCACCCGCCCACATCTCGAACCTGATCACGCGCTTCCACGAGCATCCCGATCACCTCGCCGTGCTCAGCCTGCTCGAAGCCAGCGCCGCGCAGATCCGCAAGTCGTCCGGCGTCGTGCTCAACGATGGTCGCGTGGAGGATATTGTCGAAAAGCCGGACGAGCCGCGCACCTCGTGGCTGTCGTTCATGCTCTACGCCTTCGCCCACGACTACCTCGACTACCTGCCGGACGTGCCCGTCTCCACGCGCGGCGAGCGCGAGCTGGTCAGCGCGATCCAGGCAGGCATTCATGACGGGCGGCGTGTCGGTTACGTCGTCGCGGATTGGCGCCTGCATCTCACCCGCGAACTGGACCTGTTCGCTATCAACCGCCAGTTCCTGTACGAAGGCCGCGACGCCCACATTCTGAGCGAGTTGCCCGGCTCCGTCCGCGTGATCTCGCCCGTGCGCATCGACACCAACGTGAGCATCGGCCCCAACGCGGAAATCGGCCCCAACGTCTACCTGGAATCGGGCGTGACAGTCGGCCCCAATGCGATAGTGCGTAACGCGGTGGTCCTGCACGGTGCCAGCATTGCGGCAGCGGATCACTGCACGGATCAGATTGTGGGGGACGGCGTGCGCCTCTCGGCGGCGGATGCGCCCCACCCCGCACCCTAA
- a CDS encoding RNA polymerase sigma factor translates to MPIQANDMDLVARLQAGDEAAYAQLVEENAARVYRLALRMMGNEADAEDVLQETFLSAFKAIDHFEARSSVSTWLYRIASNAALMRLRRKEPEQVSVDEPIERDDGEMLPRQLFDFCCLPEDDLLREEAREEMAHAIDDLPPTLRSVFVLRDIEGLSTEETANALDLSVPAVKSRLMRARLKLRERLSAYFAQGPVIVESRNRGEA, encoded by the coding sequence ATGCCAATTCAAGCGAACGACATGGACCTGGTCGCGCGGCTGCAAGCTGGCGACGAAGCGGCCTACGCGCAGCTAGTCGAAGAGAACGCGGCCCGCGTGTATCGACTGGCGCTGCGCATGATGGGGAACGAAGCCGACGCCGAGGACGTGCTGCAAGAGACGTTTTTGAGCGCCTTCAAAGCCATCGATCATTTCGAGGCGCGGTCGAGCGTGAGCACGTGGCTGTACCGTATCGCGTCGAATGCGGCGCTGATGCGGCTGCGGCGCAAGGAGCCGGAGCAGGTCTCGGTCGACGAGCCGATCGAGCGCGACGATGGCGAGATGCTGCCGCGACAGTTGTTTGACTTTTGCTGCCTGCCCGAAGATGACCTGCTGCGCGAAGAAGCGCGCGAAGAGATGGCCCACGCGATCGACGATCTGCCGCCGACACTGCGCAGTGTGTTCGTCCTGCGCGACATCGAGGGCCTTTCGACAGAGGAAACCGCGAATGCGCTGGATCTGTCCGTCCCGGCGGTCAAAAGCCGTTTGATGCGGGCGCGGCTGAAACTGCGCGAGCGTTTGAGCGCCTATTTTGCTCAGGGTCCGGTCATCGTTGAGTCTAGAAACCGAGGTGAGGCATGA
- a CDS encoding anti-sigma factor family protein gives MSVISSHHHDHTHDHSECQRYLTSLTDYVDGDLDPALCRELETHMAACENCRVVVNTLTKTISLYRQLPAPEMPNAVKERLYAVLDLKPHTLSADEGGDPA, from the coding sequence ATGAGCGTTATCAGCTCCCACCATCACGATCACACGCACGATCATAGTGAGTGCCAGCGCTATCTTACGAGCCTGACCGATTACGTGGACGGTGACCTCGATCCGGCGCTGTGCCGCGAGCTGGAGACGCACATGGCCGCGTGCGAGAACTGCCGCGTCGTGGTCAATACGCTGACTAAGACCATTTCTCTGTACCGCCAACTGCCTGCGCCGGAGATGCCAAACGCGGTGAAAGAGCGCCTGTACGCGGTGCTGGACCTGAAGCCGCACACTTTGAGCGCAGACGAGGGCGGCGACCCGGCCTGA
- the udk gene encoding uridine kinase, translating into MSEGIPHPTPVVIGVAGGSGSGKTTASMAILDRVGTEHLAYIEHDAYYHDLADIPSTQGIINFDHPDALETSLLIEHIQQLKAWQSATVPVYDFTTYVRTAQVRVVQPQPIILVEGILVFAEPALRECFDVRIFVDTDADLRFIRRLTRDLSERGRTVDSVVAQYLQTVRPMHLEFVEPSKRYADVIIPEGGKNIVAIEMVASRIRSLLDAAGHASPR; encoded by the coding sequence ATGTCGGAGGGCATACCCCATCCCACCCCGGTTGTTATTGGTGTCGCGGGCGGTTCAGGGTCCGGCAAGACCACGGCATCGATGGCGATCCTCGACCGCGTCGGGACCGAGCACCTGGCTTACATCGAGCATGACGCGTATTACCATGACCTTGCGGATATTCCCAGCACGCAGGGCATCATCAACTTCGACCACCCCGACGCACTGGAAACCAGCTTGCTCATCGAGCATATTCAGCAGCTTAAGGCATGGCAGTCGGCCACCGTGCCGGTCTACGACTTCACCACGTACGTGCGTACGGCGCAGGTGCGTGTGGTCCAGCCGCAGCCGATCATCCTGGTCGAAGGCATCCTGGTTTTTGCCGAGCCTGCCCTGCGCGAATGCTTCGACGTGCGCATCTTCGTGGATACGGATGCCGACCTGCGCTTCATCCGCCGCCTCACGCGTGACCTGTCCGAGCGCGGGCGCACGGTGGACTCCGTGGTCGCGCAGTACCTTCAAACGGTGCGCCCCATGCACCTGGAGTTCGTCGAGCCGAGCAAGCGCTACGCGGATGTGATTATCCCCGAAGGTGGCAAGAACATCGTCGCCATCGAGATGGTTGCCTCGCGCATCCGCAGCCTGCTCGATGCTGCCGGGCACGCCTCACCCCGCTAA
- a CDS encoding HEAT repeat domain-containing protein yields the protein MAGTERLIAYHMARLTDKNPTVRIQSIEELALLEATDAYGALEDLYRSDPDEAVRKAAQKAGRVLYFKLRESGESAE from the coding sequence ATGGCGGGCACAGAGCGGTTGATCGCCTATCACATGGCACGTTTGACAGACAAAAACCCGACCGTGCGGATTCAATCCATCGAGGAGCTGGCACTGCTGGAAGCGACCGATGCCTACGGCGCGTTGGAGGACCTTTACCGGAGCGATCCCGACGAAGCTGTGCGTAAGGCGGCGCAGAAGGCCGGACGGGTGTTGTATTTCAAGCTGCGCGAGAGCGGAGAGTCGGCGGAGTAG
- a CDS encoding HDIG domain-containing metalloprotein, translating into MNREQAWKLVTEWTESQSLIRHMLSVEVAMRAYAQHFGADEEKWGVTGLLHDFDYERYPDMTAPDGHPFTGMRVLRDMGVDEDIVQAIAAHAAERTGVEPETPMQKSLVAVDELTGFLTAVALVRPSKDIRDITKIKSVRNKWKDHTFAAGVHRGEIEEAAQALGVDLWEEHVPRVLAAMQAHADELGLSRENGASGAS; encoded by the coding sequence ATGAACCGCGAGCAAGCCTGGAAGTTGGTCACGGAATGGACCGAGTCGCAAAGCTTGATCCGCCACATGCTGTCCGTCGAAGTGGCTATGCGCGCCTATGCGCAGCACTTCGGCGCAGACGAAGAAAAATGGGGTGTGACCGGCCTTCTTCACGACTTTGACTACGAGCGCTATCCCGACATGACCGCGCCGGACGGCCACCCCTTCACCGGCATGCGTGTCCTGCGCGACATGGGCGTCGATGAAGACATCGTGCAGGCGATTGCCGCCCACGCCGCCGAGCGTACCGGGGTCGAGCCGGAAACACCCATGCAAAAATCGCTGGTCGCCGTGGACGAGCTGACCGGCTTTCTGACGGCGGTCGCGCTCGTGCGCCCGTCGAAGGACATCCGCGACATCACCAAGATCAAGTCCGTGCGCAACAAGTGGAAAGACCACACCTTCGCCGCCGGGGTCCACCGAGGCGAGATCGAAGAGGCGGCGCAGGCACTCGGCGTCGACCTGTGGGAGGAACACGTTCCGCGCGTGCTGGCCGCGATGCAGGCCCACGCCGATGAGCTTGGCCTCTCCCGCGAAAACGGCGCGAGCGGCGCATCCTGA
- a CDS encoding valine--tRNA ligase, producing the protein MTTKFTATTEMPALFDFNDLEMSIYHWWQDNGWFKPEVNPDADPFVIAIPPPNVTGALHNGHAMFVSLEDLMIRHARMSGRAALWIPGADHAGIATQLQVERLLRSEGTSRQEVGRDEFLRRTWEWKNKYAGRIEDQLRRLGASCDWDRERFTLDEGLSRAVREAFVTLWEQALLYRGPRLINWSPGLQTAVSDLEVERVEEQGHLYYFNYPVKGGGSLPVATTRPETILGDTAVAVHPEDPRYKALVGKMCIVPVLNREIPIIADEYVDREFGTGAVKITPGHDPNDYVIGQRHNLPVINIMNTDATLNANAGPYAGMDRFDARKALWADMEAQGITLRVQPHTHVVPRSQRGGEIVEPLISTQWFVKIEPLAEKALGAVRDGRIKIVPDHFERVYFNWMENIEDWCISRQLWWGHRIPAWYCDDCGEITVTREDPDHCAHCGSSKLRQDPDVLDTWFSSGLWPFSTLGWPEQTPDLQRYYPTSIMETGYDILFFWVARMIMMGLWFTDEAPFHTVYLHGLVRDEHGRKMSKSYGNVIDPIETVDKYGADALRFTLLTGSAPGADLNLAESRIEYSRNFGNKLWQMSRFVWSNLDGYTPRAEPDVAALDLPSRWILSRLSRLMSNVDRLFETYQYSEAGRQILDFMWSEFADWYLEISKNALYSDDTATRERVLDVLFYVVNAGLRLLHPYMPFITEGIWTYLSPDDKPLILASWPVANAAHVDDAAEADFAILTGLVRGIRNARAEYRVEPARRITAHVDAGSHGDLLDAYRGLFSRLCNVSEIDLLQPDSAAPEKAAATVSADVTVYLPLADLIDLDAERQRLGSELDNLSQQIARAEGLLGNENFVSRAKPEVVQRERDKLEALTASRQAVQERLTALAE; encoded by the coding sequence ATGACGACCAAGTTCACCGCAACAACCGAGATGCCGGCCCTCTTTGACTTCAACGACCTGGAGATGAGCATCTACCACTGGTGGCAAGACAACGGGTGGTTCAAGCCGGAGGTCAACCCCGACGCGGACCCATTCGTAATCGCCATCCCGCCGCCCAACGTGACCGGCGCGCTCCACAACGGCCATGCTATGTTCGTCAGCCTGGAAGACCTGATGATCCGCCACGCCCGCATGTCGGGCCGCGCGGCGCTGTGGATTCCCGGTGCGGACCACGCCGGGATCGCCACGCAGCTTCAGGTCGAGCGTCTGCTGCGCAGCGAGGGCACCAGCCGCCAGGAAGTCGGGCGTGATGAATTCCTGCGCCGTACCTGGGAGTGGAAGAACAAATATGCGGGTCGCATCGAGGACCAGCTCCGCCGCCTGGGTGCGAGTTGCGACTGGGACCGCGAGCGCTTCACGCTCGACGAAGGTCTGTCCCGCGCCGTGCGCGAAGCCTTCGTCACGCTCTGGGAACAGGCCTTGCTCTATCGCGGCCCGCGCCTGATCAACTGGTCGCCCGGTCTGCAAACCGCCGTCAGCGACCTTGAAGTCGAGCGCGTCGAGGAACAGGGCCACCTGTATTATTTCAACTATCCCGTCAAGGGCGGCGGCAGCCTGCCCGTGGCGACGACCCGGCCCGAAACCATCCTGGGCGACACCGCCGTCGCGGTTCATCCCGAAGATCCACGCTACAAGGCTCTGGTCGGCAAAATGTGCATCGTGCCCGTGCTTAACCGCGAGATCCCGATCATCGCCGACGAGTACGTGGATCGCGAGTTCGGTACGGGTGCGGTCAAGATCACGCCCGGCCACGATCCGAACGACTACGTCATCGGCCAGCGCCACAATCTGCCGGTGATCAACATCATGAACACCGACGCCACGCTCAACGCCAATGCCGGCCCCTACGCAGGCATGGATCGCTTCGACGCGCGTAAAGCGCTCTGGGCCGACATGGAAGCCCAGGGCATCACGCTGCGCGTGCAGCCGCACACCCACGTCGTCCCGCGCTCGCAGCGCGGCGGCGAGATCGTGGAGCCGCTCATCAGCACGCAGTGGTTCGTGAAGATCGAGCCGCTGGCCGAAAAAGCCCTGGGCGCGGTCCGCGACGGGCGCATCAAGATCGTGCCCGACCATTTCGAGCGCGTGTACTTCAACTGGATGGAGAACATCGAGGACTGGTGCATCAGCCGCCAACTGTGGTGGGGCCACCGCATCCCTGCGTGGTATTGCGACGACTGCGGCGAGATCACCGTCACGCGCGAAGATCCCGACCACTGCGCCCACTGTGGCAGCAGCAAGCTCCGCCAGGACCCCGACGTGCTCGACACGTGGTTCAGCAGCGGTCTGTGGCCGTTCAGCACGCTCGGCTGGCCGGAGCAAACGCCCGACCTCCAGCGCTACTATCCGACCAGCATCATGGAGACGGGCTACGATATCCTGTTCTTCTGGGTCGCGCGTATGATCATGATGGGGTTGTGGTTCACTGACGAAGCGCCGTTCCACACTGTCTATCTGCACGGCCTCGTCCGCGACGAGCATGGGCGCAAAATGAGCAAGTCCTACGGCAACGTGATCGATCCCATCGAGACGGTGGACAAGTACGGCGCGGACGCGCTGCGCTTCACCTTGTTGACCGGCAGCGCGCCGGGCGCGGATTTGAATCTCGCCGAAAGCCGCATCGAGTACAGCCGCAACTTCGGCAACAAGTTATGGCAGATGTCGCGCTTTGTGTGGAGCAACCTCGACGGCTACACGCCCCGCGCCGAGCCGGATGTCGCCGCGCTGGACCTGCCCAGCCGCTGGATTCTCAGCCGCCTGTCCAGGCTTATGAGCAACGTGGATCGCCTCTTCGAGACCTATCAGTACAGCGAAGCCGGGCGCCAGATCCTCGACTTCATGTGGAGCGAGTTCGCCGACTGGTATCTGGAGATCAGCAAGAACGCGCTCTATAGCGACGATACCGCGACTCGTGAGCGCGTCCTGGACGTGCTGTTCTACGTGGTCAACGCCGGGCTGCGCCTGCTGCATCCGTACATGCCCTTCATCACCGAGGGCATCTGGACCTACCTGTCGCCGGATGACAAGCCGCTGATCCTGGCCTCGTGGCCGGTCGCCAACGCCGCGCACGTCGATGACGCTGCCGAAGCGGACTTCGCCATCCTGACCGGCCTTGTGCGCGGCATTCGCAACGCCCGCGCCGAGTACCGTGTGGAGCCTGCGCGCCGCATCACAGCGCATGTAGATGCCGGATCGCACGGTGACCTGCTCGACGCCTATCGCGGCCTGTTCTCACGCCTGTGCAACGTCAGCGAGATCGACCTGCTCCAGCCGGACAGCGCCGCGCCCGAAAAGGCCGCCGCGACGGTCTCTGCCGACGTGACGGTTTACCTGCCGCTCGCGGATCTCATCGATCTGGACGCCGAGCGCCAGCGTCTGGGCAGCGAGTTGGACAACCTCTCGCAGCAGATCGCGCGCGCTGAAGGACTGCTCGGCAACGAGAACTTTGTGAGCCGCGCCAAGCCCGAAGTGGTCCAGCGTGAGCGCGACAAGCTCGAAGCGCTCACCGCCAGCCGCCAGGCCGTTCAGGAACGCCTCACCGCCCTGGCTGAATAG
- the secF gene encoding protein translocase subunit SecF, whose amino-acid sequence MLFNFAQRRKYYFLLSALVIVPGIIAMIISTATYNSPVRLSIDFTGGTIAEFSFVENVGEQQLRDTLAGFGLDNDIIVQRLDPISTDEISSETDIEPAGSRWQIRMENLSDERLNELKAYLQEQASPFWSPESVEDDPLRSAAITTSSISPTVGHEVTRAALLATLAVAVIILFFIVWAFRRIPHAFRYGACAIAAMFHDILVTMGIMSILGLLFDWEADALFLTAILTVVGYSVQDSIVVFDRIRENIPKYRGETYETVVNRSVLETIHRSLATQLNAVFVLIAILLFGGETIRQFIGILLIGMISGTYSSIFNAVPLLISWEKGEIPFVNRDAKQHRQEELTAAS is encoded by the coding sequence ATGTTGTTTAATTTTGCACAGCGCCGTAAATACTACTTCCTGCTGTCAGCCCTGGTGATCGTCCCCGGCATCATCGCGATGATCATCTCGACCGCGACCTATAACAGCCCGGTCCGCCTGAGCATCGACTTCACCGGCGGTACGATTGCCGAGTTCTCCTTCGTAGAGAATGTGGGCGAACAGCAGCTGCGCGACACCCTGGCTGGCTTCGGCCTCGACAACGACATCATCGTGCAGCGCCTCGATCCCATCTCCACCGACGAGATCAGCTCCGAAACGGACATCGAACCGGCGGGCAGCCGCTGGCAGATCCGCATGGAAAACCTCAGCGACGAGCGGCTGAACGAACTGAAGGCATACCTTCAGGAGCAGGCTAGCCCTTTCTGGTCGCCGGAATCGGTCGAGGATGACCCGCTGCGCTCCGCAGCCATCACCACCAGCAGCATCTCACCGACGGTCGGGCACGAAGTGACGCGCGCCGCCCTGCTGGCCACGCTGGCCGTCGCGGTGATCATCCTGTTCTTCATCGTGTGGGCCTTCCGCCGCATCCCGCACGCGTTCCGCTACGGAGCGTGCGCCATCGCAGCCATGTTCCACGACATCCTGGTGACGATGGGCATCATGTCGATCCTCGGCTTGCTGTTCGACTGGGAAGCCGACGCGCTGTTCCTGACCGCGATCCTGACCGTGGTTGGCTACTCGGTGCAGGACTCGATTGTGGTGTTCGACCGTATCCGTGAAAACATCCCGAAGTATCGCGGCGAAACTTACGAGACCGTCGTCAACCGCAGCGTGCTGGAGACGATCCACCGCTCCCTGGCGACGCAGCTCAACGCGGTCTTCGTGTTGATCGCGATCCTGCTCTTCGGTGGTGAGACGATCCGGCAGTTCATCGGCATCCTGCTGATCGGTATGATCAGTGGTACGTACTCCTCGATCTTCAACGCCGTGCCGCTGCTGATTTCGTGGGAAAAAGGCGAAATCCCCTTCGTCAACCGCGACGCCAAGCAGCACCGCCAGGAAGAACTTACCGCCGCGTCGTAA
- a CDS encoding class I SAM-dependent methyltransferase, whose translation MTTNDTTLFYNAVADDYHLQYRDWDAELEREGLNLRRYFRAHEVKSVLDASCGPGTQSIALARLGYQVTAADPSAGLLERARQNAEHFGVLDRITFVQSDFQGLLDAVEGPFDAVLTKGNALPHLLHDEQIEEALLVLHDLLRPGGLLLIGMRDFEPLLEDRPRFWPGRVHDEPEEQIITFDLWDWDDGPPVTVTVNNFVVRGSGQAYQVSKHPVVFRALTAEEVEVVILEVGFKEFSATPDRWELLISAVKPEE comes from the coding sequence ATGACGACCAACGACACCACGCTGTTCTACAATGCCGTCGCTGATGACTACCATCTGCAATATCGGGACTGGGACGCCGAGCTGGAACGCGAGGGGCTGAATCTGCGCCGCTACTTCCGCGCCCACGAGGTGAAATCCGTGCTGGACGCCTCCTGCGGGCCGGGCACGCAGTCAATCGCCCTCGCCCGCCTGGGTTATCAGGTCACCGCCGCCGATCCGAGCGCGGGCCTGTTGGAACGTGCGCGCCAGAATGCCGAGCACTTTGGGGTGCTGGACCGCATCACGTTTGTCCAGTCCGACTTTCAAGGGCTGCTCGACGCGGTCGAAGGGCCGTTCGACGCCGTGTTAACGAAGGGCAACGCCCTGCCCCACCTGCTTCACGACGAGCAGATCGAGGAGGCGCTGCTGGTCCTCCACGACCTCCTGCGCCCAGGCGGCCTGCTGTTGATCGGCATGCGCGACTTCGAGCCGCTGCTCGAGGATCGCCCCCGCTTCTGGCCGGGCCGCGTGCACGACGAGCCGGAAGAACAAATCATCACCTTCGACCTGTGGGATTGGGACGACGGCCCACCCGTCACCGTGACCGTCAACAATTTCGTGGTACGCGGCAGTGGCCAGGCCTATCAGGTGTCCAAGCATCCGGTGGTCTTCCGGGCTCTCACTGCCGAGGAAGTCGAAGTGGTAATTCTCGAAGTGGGCTTCAAAGAATTCTCAGCGACTCCGGATCGGTGGGAACTGCTAATCTCGGCAGTGAAGCCCGAAGAGTAG
- a CDS encoding glutaredoxin domain-containing protein, giving the protein MPKETGTKKKRVIVFSTPSCPHCNHAKQYLRQQGVRFRDVDVSRDAAAARDMVRRSGQQGVPVIDINGRIVVGFNRAEVDRLLSQ; this is encoded by the coding sequence ATGCCGAAGGAAACCGGGACGAAAAAGAAGCGGGTAATCGTCTTCAGCACGCCATCGTGCCCCCACTGTAACCACGCCAAGCAGTACTTACGCCAACAGGGCGTTCGGTTCCGGGACGTGGACGTGAGCCGCGATGCGGCGGCGGCACGGGACATGGTCCGGCGCAGCGGCCAGCAGGGTGTGCCAGTGATCGACATTAATGGGCGGATCGTGGTGGGGTTCAACCGTGCGGAAGTGGACCGGCTGCTGTCGCAGTAG
- a CDS encoding rhodanese-like domain-containing protein has product MFKHLRSLLPLLIILVLALAACGSDDNGKSSSSGSFQTLTVNEAHDQLQANPDAIFVDVRTAEEYATGHAEGTRLIPLDEIDDRAEDELPKDKDIYVICRSGNRSKSASETLISLGYEHVYNVDGGTNAWSSAGLPMSTN; this is encoded by the coding sequence ATGTTCAAGCACCTGCGATCCCTGCTGCCCCTACTGATCATTCTCGTGCTGGCGCTGGCAGCCTGCGGCTCCGACGACAATGGCAAGTCCAGCTCGTCGGGCAGCTTCCAGACGCTCACCGTCAACGAAGCGCACGACCAGCTCCAGGCCAATCCCGACGCAATCTTCGTGGACGTCCGCACGGCGGAAGAGTACGCCACCGGTCACGCGGAAGGCACACGTCTGATTCCGCTGGACGAAATCGATGACCGCGCCGAGGACGAGCTTCCGAAGGATAAGGATATTTACGTCATCTGCCGCAGCGGGAACCGCAGCAAATCCGCGTCAGAAACCCTGATCAGCCTCGGTTACGAGCACGTGTACAACGTGGACGGCGGAACCAACGCCTGGTCCTCTGCGGGCTTGCCCATGTCCACCAACTAG